In Novosphingobium sp. MMS21-SN21R, a single genomic region encodes these proteins:
- a CDS encoding L,D-transpeptidase family protein, translating to MFRHTAVAALVLISLSACQSETKQPSPSEPAGEAVSGDPLAARDPAPGQPGETDDVARPLMQAQVVLERLGFAPGVIDGKEGLSTTNAVEGFQEANALPVTGKLDPATMQALGRWSNIAATRVVNIPEDFARGPFATLPKDAAAQAKLPSLGYATLEEKLAERFHTTPEVLRALNPQAGQPAPQPSDAAATPLPVNYQAGQKIRVPNVGGDAIDGATVKDKGWLATLTSLGVGSAQPKVARIVVSKKGGTLKAFDKADKLVALFTVTTGSSKDPLPLGNWKIYGTSYNPQFSYDASLFWDVPDSKGEHLLPPGPNGPVGVVWIDLSKEHYGIHGTPEPQTIGRAQSHGCVRLTNWDAARLAQMVDSSTKVSFVS from the coding sequence ATGTTTCGCCACACCGCAGTAGCCGCGCTCGTTCTGATCTCCCTCTCGGCCTGCCAATCAGAAACCAAGCAGCCGTCACCGAGCGAGCCGGCAGGTGAGGCGGTTTCGGGTGACCCGCTCGCCGCGCGCGATCCTGCTCCGGGCCAACCCGGCGAGACGGATGATGTCGCCCGTCCGCTGATGCAGGCGCAGGTGGTCCTGGAACGGTTGGGCTTTGCGCCAGGGGTGATCGACGGCAAGGAGGGCCTTTCGACGACCAACGCCGTCGAAGGCTTCCAGGAAGCGAACGCACTGCCGGTTACGGGAAAGCTTGATCCGGCGACTATGCAAGCGCTCGGCCGCTGGTCGAACATTGCTGCCACGCGTGTCGTGAATATCCCCGAGGATTTCGCACGCGGTCCGTTCGCGACTTTGCCGAAAGATGCGGCGGCACAAGCCAAATTGCCGTCGTTGGGTTACGCGACGCTTGAGGAAAAGCTCGCTGAACGGTTCCACACGACCCCTGAAGTGCTTCGGGCGCTGAACCCGCAAGCCGGACAGCCTGCGCCGCAACCTTCGGATGCTGCTGCCACGCCACTTCCGGTAAATTACCAGGCCGGACAGAAAATCCGCGTGCCCAATGTCGGCGGTGACGCAATCGACGGCGCAACCGTCAAGGACAAAGGCTGGCTCGCCACGCTGACCAGCCTCGGCGTAGGATCTGCGCAGCCGAAGGTCGCGCGCATTGTCGTCAGCAAGAAGGGCGGCACACTCAAGGCGTTCGACAAGGCGGACAAACTGGTCGCGCTGTTCACCGTGACCACCGGATCATCGAAAGACCCGCTGCCACTTGGCAACTGGAAAATCTATGGCACGTCCTACAACCCGCAGTTCAGCTACGACGCGAGCCTGTTCTGGGACGTTCCAGACAGCAAGGGCGAGCATTTGTTGCCGCCGGGGCCGAACGGGCCGGTCGGAGTCGTCTGGATCGACCTGTCGAAAGAGCATTACGGCATTCATGGCACGCCCGAGCCGCAGACGATCGGGCGCGCACAAAGCCACGGCTGCGTGCGCTTGACCAACTGGGATGCGGCGCGGCTCGCCCAGATGGTGGATAGCTCGACGAAGGTTTCGTTTGTAAGCTGA
- a CDS encoding fructose bisphosphate aldolase, with the protein MNTTEMTAKMASGNGFIAALDQSGGSTPKALAGYGVTEDAWTTEEEMFGLIHDMRARIIRSDAFHGEKVIGAILFERTMDGTVDGKGVPAALIEKGVVPFIKIDKGLEDEVNGVQLMKPMPTLDELLTRSKALGVYGTKERSVINSANRDGIAAVVAQQFEVGKQVLSHGMMPIIEPEVNIKSATRAECDTILLEEILKALDALPDGTQVMLKLSLPVAPCTFDPLVSHPKVLRVVALSGGFKRPEACAELAKNTGIIASFSRALLEDLRHQMTDAEFDAELAGAIDQIYTGSTQKSAVPA; encoded by the coding sequence ATGAACACGACCGAAATGACCGCGAAGATGGCTTCAGGCAACGGCTTCATTGCCGCACTCGACCAGTCGGGCGGCTCGACCCCCAAGGCTCTGGCGGGTTACGGCGTCACCGAAGACGCCTGGACCACCGAAGAGGAAATGTTCGGCCTGATCCACGATATGCGCGCCCGCATCATCCGTTCGGACGCGTTTCATGGCGAAAAGGTCATCGGCGCGATCCTGTTTGAACGCACCATGGACGGTACGGTCGATGGCAAGGGTGTGCCCGCTGCGCTGATCGAAAAGGGTGTCGTGCCCTTCATCAAGATCGACAAGGGTCTTGAGGACGAGGTGAATGGCGTGCAGCTGATGAAGCCGATGCCGACGCTGGACGAATTGCTCACCCGCTCGAAGGCACTTGGAGTCTATGGCACCAAGGAGCGCTCGGTCATCAACTCGGCGAACCGCGATGGCATTGCCGCCGTGGTCGCGCAGCAGTTCGAAGTGGGCAAGCAGGTCCTCAGCCATGGCATGATGCCGATCATCGAACCAGAAGTGAACATCAAGTCGGCCACCCGCGCCGAGTGCGACACAATCCTGCTCGAGGAAATCCTCAAGGCGCTCGACGCGCTGCCCGATGGCACGCAGGTCATGCTCAAGCTGTCGCTCCCGGTTGCGCCGTGCACTTTCGATCCGCTCGTGTCGCACCCCAAGGTGCTGCGCGTGGTCGCGTTGTCGGGTGGCTTCAAGCGCCCAGAAGCTTGCGCCGAGCTTGCCAAGAACACCGGTATCATCGCCAGCTTCAGCCGCGCGCTGCTCGAAGACCTGCGGCACCAGATGACCGACGCTGAATTCGACGCCGAACTGGCAGGAGCCATCGACCAGATTTACACCGGATCGACGCAAAAGAGCGCTGTTCCGGCCTGA
- a CDS encoding phosphoglycerate kinase, with protein sequence MSFKTLDDLGDLTGKTVLVREDLNVPMADGVVTDDTRLRATVATLCELADKGAKVLVLAHFGRPKGQPSEEFSLKKLAAPLSGVLGRPVSYIDWEGDKAAVAALAPGSIAVMENTRFFGGEEKNDPAVVERFASLGDIYVNDAFSAAHRAHASTEGLAHVLPAYAGRAMQAELTALEKALGKPEHPVAAVVGGAKVSTKLDVLKHLVGKVDHLIIGGGMANTFLAARGVNVGKSLCEHDLTSTADEILENADKAGCTVHLPYDVVVSKEFAANPPSLRTCNVHEVAADEMILDVGPTAVEALGDVLKTCRTLVWNGPMGAFETEPFDTATVALARTAAALTKEGSLVSVAGGGDTVAALNHAGVAADFSYVSTAGGAFLEWMEGKELPGVAALQV encoded by the coding sequence ATGAGCTTCAAGACACTGGACGATCTCGGCGATCTGACCGGCAAGACCGTGCTTGTCCGCGAGGATCTCAATGTGCCGATGGCGGACGGCGTCGTTACCGACGACACACGCCTGCGCGCCACCGTCGCCACGCTTTGCGAACTGGCTGACAAGGGCGCAAAGGTGCTCGTCCTCGCCCACTTCGGTCGTCCCAAGGGTCAGCCATCGGAAGAGTTTTCGCTCAAGAAGCTGGCCGCGCCTCTCTCGGGCGTGCTGGGCCGCCCTGTAAGCTACATCGACTGGGAAGGCGACAAGGCTGCCGTAGCAGCGCTCGCCCCCGGTAGCATTGCCGTGATGGAAAACACCCGCTTCTTCGGCGGCGAGGAAAAGAACGACCCCGCCGTGGTCGAGCGCTTCGCCAGCCTTGGCGACATTTACGTCAACGATGCGTTTTCGGCAGCGCACCGTGCCCACGCTTCGACCGAGGGTCTGGCCCATGTTCTTCCGGCCTATGCGGGCCGCGCGATGCAAGCCGAACTGACTGCGCTCGAAAAGGCGTTGGGCAAGCCCGAACATCCCGTTGCTGCCGTGGTTGGCGGAGCCAAGGTTTCGACCAAGCTCGATGTGCTGAAGCACCTCGTCGGCAAGGTCGATCACCTGATCATCGGTGGCGGTATGGCAAACACCTTCCTCGCCGCGCGCGGTGTGAACGTGGGAAAGTCGCTGTGCGAGCATGACCTGACCAGCACCGCCGATGAAATTCTCGAAAACGCGGACAAGGCAGGCTGCACCGTGCATCTGCCATATGACGTCGTCGTCTCGAAGGAATTTGCCGCCAATCCGCCAAGCTTGCGCACCTGCAACGTGCACGAAGTTGCTGCGGACGAGATGATCCTCGACGTCGGGCCAACTGCGGTGGAAGCGCTTGGCGATGTGCTCAAGACCTGCCGCACACTGGTGTGGAATGGCCCGATGGGTGCTTTCGAGACTGAACCGTTCGATACGGCCACGGTCGCGCTTGCCCGCACTGCAGCAGCGCTGACCAAGGAAGGTTCGTTGGTCTCGGTCGCCGGTGGCGGTGATACTGTTGCCGCGCTCAATCATGCTGGCGTTGCGGCTGATTTCTCCTACGTCTCTACCGCGGGCGGCGCTTTCCTTGAATGGATGGAAGGCAAGGAACTTCCCGGCGTCGCTGCGCTGCAGGTATAA
- the thiE gene encoding thiamine phosphate synthase has translation MTDLASELYLISPLDVTGPFPDRLARALDAGPVAAFQFRVKGLDDHAAAKLAEPLQKICAEREVAFIINDSVSLAKRLGADGVHLGQDDGDVGEARERLGRDAQIGVTCHDSRHLAMAAGEAGADYVAFGAFFPSSTKETKHVAGVDLLEWWQGIFELPCVAIGGITPENCGPLVQAGADFIAVSNAVWGGDEAAAILAFHEAIRANPRGSD, from the coding sequence ATGACCGATCTTGCAAGCGAACTTTACCTGATCTCCCCGCTCGATGTGACCGGGCCATTCCCCGACCGTCTGGCCCGCGCGCTCGACGCTGGCCCCGTCGCCGCATTCCAGTTCCGGGTGAAGGGTCTCGACGATCATGCTGCCGCCAAACTTGCCGAGCCATTGCAGAAGATTTGCGCAGAACGCGAGGTGGCGTTCATCATCAATGACTCGGTCAGCCTCGCCAAGCGTCTCGGGGCTGACGGTGTGCATCTGGGGCAGGATGACGGCGATGTGGGCGAGGCCCGTGAGCGGCTTGGCCGCGATGCCCAGATCGGCGTGACCTGCCATGACAGCCGCCACCTTGCGATGGCTGCGGGCGAAGCTGGTGCCGATTACGTCGCGTTTGGTGCGTTCTTCCCTTCGTCTACCAAGGAAACCAAGCATGTGGCAGGGGTGGATCTGCTGGAATGGTGGCAGGGCATCTTTGAACTGCCTTGCGTGGCAATCGGTGGGATAACGCCGGAAAACTGTGGGCCGCTGGTGCAGGCAGGCGCTGACTTCATCGCGGTCAGCAATGCCGTGTGGGGCGGCGACGAAGCGGCTGCCATTCTTGCGTTCCACGAGGCCATTCGCGCAAATCCTCGCGGATCGGACTGA
- a CDS encoding MOSC domain-containing protein: protein MSGRLGGIARHSRSRGPIETLDHVAVTRELGLRGDLRGAVRPGKTGRRQVSLIEAESWNAALADLHLSADRLLPWHVRRANLLVEGLRLPREAGKVIAIGASLRIEVTCECDPCSRMDEILPGLKAALLPDWRGGVLGRVLTDGEIAIGDQVRIEE from the coding sequence ATGAGCGGGCGTCTCGGCGGAATTGCACGGCACAGCAGGTCGCGCGGGCCGATCGAGACGCTCGATCATGTTGCGGTTACGCGCGAACTTGGGCTTCGCGGTGACCTGCGCGGTGCTGTCCGTCCTGGCAAGACCGGGCGCCGACAGGTTTCGCTGATCGAGGCTGAAAGCTGGAACGCGGCACTTGCCGATCTGCACCTCAGCGCCGACCGCCTGCTGCCGTGGCATGTGCGCCGGGCCAATCTTCTCGTCGAAGGCCTGCGCCTGCCGCGCGAGGCGGGAAAAGTCATCGCCATCGGCGCGAGCCTTCGCATAGAAGTCACCTGCGAATGCGATCCATGCAGCCGCATGGACGAAATCCTGCCCGGTCTCAAAGCCGCGCTGCTGCCCGATTGGCGCGGCGGTGTGCTTGGCCGGGTCCTGACCGATGGCGAGATTGCCATCGGTGACCAAGTGAGGATCGAGGAATGA
- the tkt gene encoding transketolase, with the protein MTRDTGALVRNKETLAPMANAIRALAMDAVQAANSGHPGMPMGMADVATVLWTQFLKHDPAAPNWSDRDRFVLSAGHGSMLIYALLHLTGYESPTMDDIRKFRQLDSVCAGHPENFLIDGVECTTGPLGQGLAMAVGMAMAERHLNAQFGNDLVDHKTWVVAGDGCLMEGINHEAIGLAGTMKLGRLNVLWDDNKITIDGDTSLSTSEDILARYTASGWHVASCDGHDFADIARALAEAEADPRPSLIACRTIIGKGAPNKQGGHNVHGAPLGADEIAAARDYLGWTSAPFEIPADILANWRAAGESSKSVRAAWDARAAANPQAAELARRMSGELPAETGYDAYIQSLIANPPKVATRKSSEMALEAFTANVPELVGGSADLTGSNLTKTKSTTPFGANDYAGRHVYYGIREFGMAAAMNGMALHGGIVPYGGTFLIFSDYCRNAIRMSALQRVRAVYVLTHDSIGLGEDGPTHQPVEHVMSLRMIPNLLVFRPADAIETAEAWALALSNSNRPSVLALSRQNLPPVRFDAEMKSAQGAYRLVTAEAARKVVLVATGSEVALAKDVAAALEAKGIGADVISAPCLELFDEQDAAYKADLLPADALKVSIEAGVTMGWHKYVGDGLTIGIDSFGASAPADVLFDHFGLTAEKIVPQILARVS; encoded by the coding sequence ATGACACGGGATACGGGTGCGCTGGTGCGCAACAAGGAAACGCTGGCTCCCATGGCCAATGCGATCCGCGCGCTCGCCATGGATGCGGTTCAGGCCGCCAATTCCGGACATCCTGGCATGCCTATGGGCATGGCCGATGTCGCCACCGTCCTGTGGACCCAGTTCCTCAAGCATGATCCCGCCGCCCCGAACTGGTCCGACCGTGATCGCTTCGTGCTTTCGGCCGGACACGGCTCGATGCTGATTTACGCGCTGCTCCACCTCACGGGATATGAAAGCCCGACGATGGATGACATCCGCAAGTTCCGTCAGCTTGATAGCGTCTGTGCCGGACACCCCGAAAACTTCCTGATCGACGGCGTCGAGTGCACCACTGGCCCTCTGGGGCAGGGTCTTGCCATGGCCGTCGGCATGGCGATGGCTGAACGCCACCTCAATGCGCAGTTCGGCAACGATCTGGTCGATCACAAGACCTGGGTCGTCGCCGGTGACGGCTGCTTGATGGAAGGCATCAACCACGAGGCCATCGGCCTGGCCGGAACGATGAAGCTTGGCCGCCTCAACGTCCTGTGGGACGACAACAAGATCACCATCGATGGCGATACCTCGCTGTCGACCAGTGAAGACATTCTCGCCCGCTACACCGCCAGCGGGTGGCACGTTGCTTCGTGTGACGGGCATGACTTTGCCGACATCGCTCGTGCGCTGGCCGAGGCCGAAGCCGATCCGCGCCCGTCTCTGATCGCCTGCCGCACCATCATCGGCAAGGGCGCGCCCAACAAGCAGGGCGGACACAACGTCCACGGTGCGCCGCTGGGTGCAGACGAAATCGCCGCCGCGCGCGACTATCTGGGCTGGACGTCGGCGCCGTTTGAAATCCCGGCAGACATTCTGGCCAACTGGCGCGCTGCCGGTGAGTCCAGCAAGTCTGTCCGCGCCGCATGGGACGCACGCGCCGCTGCCAATCCGCAGGCCGCAGAACTCGCGCGCCGCATGTCGGGCGAGCTTCCGGCCGAGACTGGCTACGACGCCTATATCCAGTCGCTGATCGCCAACCCGCCCAAGGTCGCGACCCGCAAGTCGAGCGAGATGGCTCTGGAAGCCTTCACTGCGAACGTGCCTGAATTGGTCGGCGGCTCAGCCGATCTCACCGGCTCGAACCTGACCAAGACCAAGTCGACCACGCCGTTCGGGGCGAATGACTACGCTGGGCGTCACGTCTACTACGGCATTCGTGAATTCGGCATGGCCGCTGCGATGAACGGCATGGCGCTGCACGGAGGAATTGTCCCGTATGGCGGCACGTTCCTGATCTTCTCGGACTATTGCCGCAACGCTATCCGCATGTCCGCGTTGCAGCGCGTACGCGCCGTCTACGTGCTCACCCACGATTCGATCGGCCTCGGCGAAGACGGCCCGACCCACCAGCCGGTCGAGCATGTCATGTCTTTGCGCATGATCCCGAACCTGCTGGTGTTCCGCCCGGCCGACGCCATTGAAACCGCTGAAGCCTGGGCTCTGGCGCTCTCCAACAGCAACCGTCCTTCGGTCCTCGCGCTGTCGCGCCAGAACCTGCCGCCAGTGCGCTTCGACGCTGAGATGAAGAGCGCTCAGGGTGCCTACCGTCTCGTGACCGCTGAAGCCGCGCGCAAGGTCGTGCTGGTGGCAACCGGTTCGGAAGTGGCGCTGGCCAAGGACGTGGCTGCCGCGCTTGAAGCCAAGGGTATCGGCGCTGACGTGATTTCGGCACCTTGCCTTGAACTGTTCGACGAACAGGACGCGGCCTACAAGGCTGACCTGCTTCCTGCAGACGCGCTCAAGGTCTCGATAGAAGCGGGGGTCACGATGGGCTGGCATAAGTATGTCGGCGATGGCTTGACCATCGGTATCGATTCCTTCGGCGCATCGGCCCCTGCCGACGTGCTGTTCGACCACTTCGGTCTCACGGCTGAAAAGATTGTCCCGCAAATTCTCGCGCGGGTTTCGTAA
- the gap gene encoding type I glyceraldehyde-3-phosphate dehydrogenase, giving the protein MAIKVAINGFGRIGRNVARAILERPDCGLELISINDLADAKANALLFKRDSVHGAFSGDVSVDGNDLIVNGQRIQVTAERDPANLPHAANGIDIAMECTGFFTTREGGQKHLDAGAKRVLISAPGKNVDLTVVFGVNDDKLTADHKIVSNASCTTNCLAPMAKVLHEAIGIERGLMTTIHSYTNDQKILDQIHSDPRRARAAAMNMIPTSTGAAVAVGEVLPDLKGKLDGSSIRVPTPNVSVVDLTFTPKRDTTLEEVNGVLKAAAEGALKGVLGYTDEPLVSIDFNHDSHSSTIDSLETAVLEGKLVRVLSWYDNEWGFSNRMLDTAGAMAKFL; this is encoded by the coding sequence ATGGCGATCAAGGTAGCAATCAACGGTTTCGGACGCATCGGGCGCAATGTGGCCCGCGCCATTCTCGAACGGCCCGATTGCGGCCTCGAACTCATTTCGATCAACGATCTGGCCGATGCCAAGGCGAACGCGCTGTTGTTCAAGCGCGACAGCGTACACGGAGCGTTTTCGGGCGATGTTTCGGTTGATGGCAATGACCTCATCGTCAATGGCCAGCGCATCCAGGTGACTGCCGAGCGCGACCCTGCCAACCTGCCGCATGCTGCCAACGGCATCGACATCGCGATGGAATGCACCGGCTTCTTCACCACGCGCGAAGGCGGCCAGAAGCATCTCGACGCCGGCGCCAAGCGCGTGCTGATCTCGGCCCCAGGCAAGAACGTCGACCTCACCGTCGTGTTCGGCGTAAACGACGACAAGCTGACCGCCGATCACAAGATCGTTTCGAACGCTTCGTGCACCACCAACTGCCTCGCGCCGATGGCCAAGGTTCTGCATGAAGCAATCGGTATCGAGCGCGGTCTGATGACCACGATCCACTCGTATACCAACGATCAGAAGATCCTCGACCAGATCCACAGCGATCCGCGTCGCGCTCGCGCTGCGGCGATGAACATGATCCCCACCAGCACCGGCGCTGCCGTGGCAGTGGGCGAAGTTCTGCCCGATTTGAAGGGCAAGCTCGATGGTTCGTCGATCCGCGTGCCGACTCCGAACGTCTCGGTCGTCGACCTGACTTTCACGCCAAAGCGCGACACCACGCTTGAGGAAGTCAACGGCGTGCTCAAGGCCGCAGCCGAAGGCGCTCTGAAGGGCGTTCTGGGCTACACTGACGAACCGCTGGTCTCGATCGACTTCAACCACGATTCGCACTCGTCGACCATCGACAGCCTCGAAACCGCCGTGCTGGAAGGCAAGCTGGTCCGCGTGCTTTCGTGGTACGACAACGAGTGGGGCTTCTCCAACCGCATGCTCGACACTGCGGGCGCGATGGCGAAGTTCCTCTGA